Proteins encoded by one window of Salvia splendens isolate huo1 chromosome 14, SspV2, whole genome shotgun sequence:
- the LOC121765085 gene encoding alcohol dehydrogenase class-3-like, protein MATQGQVITCKAAVAWEPNKPLVIEEVQVAPPQAGEVRIKILFTALCHTDAYTWSGKDPEGLFPCILGHEAAGIVESVGEGVTEVQPGDHVIPCYQAECKECKFCKSGKTNLCGKVRVATGVGVMLTDRKSRFSINGKPIYHFMGTSTFSQYTVVHDVSVAKIDPVAPLEKVCLLGCGVPTGLGAVWNTAKVEQGSIVAVFGLGTVGLAVAEGAKAAGASRIIGIDIDTKKFDRAKDFGVTEFINPKDHEKPIQQVIVDLTDGGVDYSFECIGNVDVMRAALECCHKGWGTSVIVGVAASGQEISTRPFQLVTGRVWKGTAFGGFKSRSQVPLLVDKYLKKEIKVDEYITHNSTLPEINKAFDMMHEGMCLRVVLDMFV, encoded by the exons ATGGCTACTCAAGGTCAAGTCATTACTTGCAAAG cgGCGGTGGCCTGGGAACCCAATAAACCCCTGGTGATCGAAGAGGTGCAGGTGGCGCCGCCGCAAGCCGGAGAAGTCAGGATCAAAATCCTCTTCACCGCTCTCTGCCACACAGATGCCTACACCTGGAGTGGCAAG GATCCTGAAGGTCTCTTCCCATGCATTCTTGGTCATGAAGCTGCTGG GATAGTTGAGAGTGTTGGTGAAGGTGTGACTGAAGTTCAACCGGGCGATCATGTTATTCCCTGTTATCAGGCTGAGTGTAAGGAATGCAAGTTTTGCAAATCTGGTAAGACAAATCTCTGTGGGAAAGTCAGGGTAGCTACTGGAGTTGGAGTTATGTTGACTGACCGCAAAAGCCGCTTTTCAATCAATGGAAAACCTATCTATCATTTCATGGGCACATCAACATTTAGTCAGTACACTGTTGTTCATGATGTTAGCGTTGCCAAGATTGATCCTGTAGCACCATTGGAGAAAGTGTGTCTGCTTGGTTGTGGTGTTCCAACAG gTCTTGGAGCTGTTTGGAATACTGCAAAAGTCGAACAAGGTTCCATAGTTGCTGTATTTGGTCTCGGTACTGTTGGACTTGCT GTGGCAGAGGGTGCAAAAGCTGCTGGAGCTTCCCGTATCATAGGGATAGATATTGACACGAAAAAGTTTGATAGAG CAAAGGACTTTGGTGTGACCGAGTTCATCAACCCAAAGGATCACGAGAAACCAATCCAGCAGGTCATTGTGGATCTAACAGATGGTGGTGTTGACTATAGTTTTGAATGCATTGGCAATGTTGATGTAATGAGGGCTGCTTTAGAATGCTGCCATAAG GGTTGGGGAACATCAGTTATCGTGGGCGTTGCAGCTTCTGGCCAAGAGATCTCCACGCGTCCTTTTCAACTGGTGACTGGCCGTGTCTGGAAGGGCACAGCATTTGGTGGTTTCAAAAGTCGCTCACAAGTGCCTTTGCTTGTCGACAAGTATCTAAAGAAA GAAATCAAGGTTGATGAGTACATCACCCACAATTCTACACTGCCTGAGATCAACAAAGCCTTCGATATGATGCACGAAGGAATGTGCCTTCGTGTTGTGCTTGACATGTTCGTATAA
- the LOC121765084 gene encoding uncharacterized protein LOC121765084 isoform X1 has translation MSIFEFQSENPRLFSMGNQAPSVLDISSDEEAAFGDKEDGDWLSKLLVEAGLNADDDSDDVVFVSELFPKIRSDSVQALAKAVVDGEGDDDCMVLDGDPDKPVVAVNDKADGGDSDELEIVGEKGEVACRDFPHSRHLCAKYLFASTAHEVHCGLCHCYVCDSLAPCLHWGTGTSSTEHCHASDKDEYWRAERKRAKKSYKPLAVQSTTSTSTRPGCPPSQPNSLPQHQGQKLVTIRPCVLSSTFGLPNAMNRERSHVPRYHAPEYNPQSLVAPVRSCPRSINTVSPRVALMNKHHHVGGQNPLSSHHPVFKRNGLSGSFTNNNHVHGSQLSRDPPLNRHPAFLAPVTNGHHGSNQLMYGSPAAGLPSRYLPSEAQIISQPILSHRNRTFLPHQSQMPSQPSVSGSSLGSPPLQPCQCTEPSLGFVRKSTALQPYIAYALDNHAPYQTVGLWQLDAGNTLPDQLHSRSTISAQLQKQNNPTSMFTCGQNDVQHQYHTQSGIGSSPAEFVLFRDSSVGHGNMQSHVAAETSQVQTIQHDWPSMTPPLGVDNPPQQNAEVAAYTSTIDVADYQFPESREPDSFQLQFLGSSMFGKQSVIGAVEAAASPNVYSPETAFADTGTLFDF, from the exons ATGAGCATTTTCGAATTTCAGTCTGAGAATCCGAGGCTTTTCTCCATGGGAAACCAGGCTCCGTCGGTGCTGGATATAAGCTCCGACGAGGAGGCGGCATTCGGCGATAAGGAAGACGGTGATTGGTTGTCCAAGCTACTGGTTGAGGCCGGCCTGAATGCAGATGATGATTCCGACGACGTCGTTTTTGTAAGTGAGCTGTTCCCCAAAATCCGATCTGATTCTGTGCAGGCGCTGGCTAAGGCTGTTGTTGATGGCGAAGGTGATGATGATTGTATGGTTTTGGATGGTGACCCTGACAAACCGGTGGTCGCCGTCAATGATAAGGCTGACGGTGGTGATTCCGATGAACTCGAGATTGTTGGTGAGAAGGGTGAG GTGGCATGCAGGGACTTTCCTCACTCCAGGCATCTTTGTGCTAAGTATCTCTTTGCTTCTACTGCGCATGAAGTCCATTGTGGCCTG TGTCACTGTTATGTGTGTGACTCACTGGCTCCGTGTCTCCATTGGGGCACTGGCACTAGCAGCACTGAACATTGCCATGCTAGTGATAAAGACGAATATTGGAGAGCAGAGCGGAAGCGTGCAAAGAAAAGTTATAAGCCTTTGGCTGTGCAAAGTACgactagtactagtactaggCCGGGATGTCCTCCATCACAGCCAAACTCTTTGCCTCAGCATCAGGGTCAAAAGCTTGTCACAATCCGCCCTTGTGTTCTGTCATCCACATTTGGGTTGCCAAATGCCATGAATCGAGAAAGAAGCCACGTACCTCGGTATCATGCTCCTGAATATAACCCTCAGTCACTGGTAGCCCCAGTGCGGTCATGCCCTAGAAGTATTAACACTGTTTCTCCAAGGGTTGCTCTTATGAACAAACACCACCATGTAGGAGGACAAAATCCTCTGTCCTCCCATCATCCGGTCTTCAAGCGGAACGGGCTAAGTGGGTCTTTCACAAATAATAATCACGTGCATGGGTCTCAATTATCTAGAGACCCACCTCTAAACAGGCACCCTGCGTTCCTGGCTCCTGTCACCAATGGCCACCATGGCTCAAATCAGCTTATGTATGGAAGTCCGGCTGCTGGATTACCTTCTCGCTACTTGCCTTCTGAAGCTCAGATAATCTCCCAGCCAATTCTCAGCCATCGAAATCGTACTTTCCTACCACACCAATCTCAAATGCCTTCTCAACCATCTGTGAGTGGAAGCTCTCTGGGGTCACCACCATTGCAACCCTGCCAATGTACCGAGCCAAGTTTGGGATTTGTCAGGAAGTCCACTGCCCTACAACCCTATATTGCATATGCACTCGACAACCATGCACCTTATCAGACTGTTGGTCTCTGGCAGTTGGATGCTGGCAATACTTTGCCGGATCAATTGCATTCAAGATCCACAATATCCGCTCAACTGCAAAAGCAAAACAATCCaacttccatgttcacatgtGGCCAAAATGATGTCCAGCATCAGTATCATACTCAAAGCGGTATTGGTTCAAGTCCAGCAGAGTTTGTCCTCTTTCGTGATTCCTCTGTCGGCCATGGCAATATGCAGAGTCATGTGGCGGCTGAGACATCACAAGTACAAACTATACAACATGATTGGCCAAGCATGACGCCGCCCTTGGGTGTGGACAATCCCCCTCAACAGAATGCTGAAGTAGCTGCTTATACCTCCACAATAGATGTTGCTGACTACCAGTTTCCTGAAAGTAGAGAACCTGACTCATTCCAACTTCAATTTCTTGGCAGTTCGATGTTCGGAAAGCAATCAGTTATAGGGGCTGTGGAAGCTGCCGCTTCACCTAATGTATACTCACCTGAAACTGCTTTTGCAGATACAGGTACGCTGTTTGATTTTTGA
- the LOC121765084 gene encoding uncharacterized protein LOC121765084 isoform X2 codes for MVLDGDPDKPVVAVNDKADGGDSDELEIVGEKGEVACRDFPHSRHLCAKYLFASTAHEVHCGLCHCYVCDSLAPCLHWGTGTSSTEHCHASDKDEYWRAERKRAKKSYKPLAVQSTTSTSTRPGCPPSQPNSLPQHQGQKLVTIRPCVLSSTFGLPNAMNRERSHVPRYHAPEYNPQSLVAPVRSCPRSINTVSPRVALMNKHHHVGGQNPLSSHHPVFKRNGLSGSFTNNNHVHGSQLSRDPPLNRHPAFLAPVTNGHHGSNQLMYGSPAAGLPSRYLPSEAQIISQPILSHRNRTFLPHQSQMPSQPSVSGSSLGSPPLQPCQCTEPSLGFVRKSTALQPYIAYALDNHAPYQTVGLWQLDAGNTLPDQLHSRSTISAQLQKQNNPTSMFTCGQNDVQHQYHTQSGIGSSPAEFVLFRDSSVGHGNMQSHVAAETSQVQTIQHDWPSMTPPLGVDNPPQQNAEVAAYTSTIDVADYQFPESREPDSFQLQFLGSSMFGKQSVIGAVEAAASPNVYSPETAFADTGTLFDF; via the exons ATGGTTTTGGATGGTGACCCTGACAAACCGGTGGTCGCCGTCAATGATAAGGCTGACGGTGGTGATTCCGATGAACTCGAGATTGTTGGTGAGAAGGGTGAG GTGGCATGCAGGGACTTTCCTCACTCCAGGCATCTTTGTGCTAAGTATCTCTTTGCTTCTACTGCGCATGAAGTCCATTGTGGCCTG TGTCACTGTTATGTGTGTGACTCACTGGCTCCGTGTCTCCATTGGGGCACTGGCACTAGCAGCACTGAACATTGCCATGCTAGTGATAAAGACGAATATTGGAGAGCAGAGCGGAAGCGTGCAAAGAAAAGTTATAAGCCTTTGGCTGTGCAAAGTACgactagtactagtactaggCCGGGATGTCCTCCATCACAGCCAAACTCTTTGCCTCAGCATCAGGGTCAAAAGCTTGTCACAATCCGCCCTTGTGTTCTGTCATCCACATTTGGGTTGCCAAATGCCATGAATCGAGAAAGAAGCCACGTACCTCGGTATCATGCTCCTGAATATAACCCTCAGTCACTGGTAGCCCCAGTGCGGTCATGCCCTAGAAGTATTAACACTGTTTCTCCAAGGGTTGCTCTTATGAACAAACACCACCATGTAGGAGGACAAAATCCTCTGTCCTCCCATCATCCGGTCTTCAAGCGGAACGGGCTAAGTGGGTCTTTCACAAATAATAATCACGTGCATGGGTCTCAATTATCTAGAGACCCACCTCTAAACAGGCACCCTGCGTTCCTGGCTCCTGTCACCAATGGCCACCATGGCTCAAATCAGCTTATGTATGGAAGTCCGGCTGCTGGATTACCTTCTCGCTACTTGCCTTCTGAAGCTCAGATAATCTCCCAGCCAATTCTCAGCCATCGAAATCGTACTTTCCTACCACACCAATCTCAAATGCCTTCTCAACCATCTGTGAGTGGAAGCTCTCTGGGGTCACCACCATTGCAACCCTGCCAATGTACCGAGCCAAGTTTGGGATTTGTCAGGAAGTCCACTGCCCTACAACCCTATATTGCATATGCACTCGACAACCATGCACCTTATCAGACTGTTGGTCTCTGGCAGTTGGATGCTGGCAATACTTTGCCGGATCAATTGCATTCAAGATCCACAATATCCGCTCAACTGCAAAAGCAAAACAATCCaacttccatgttcacatgtGGCCAAAATGATGTCCAGCATCAGTATCATACTCAAAGCGGTATTGGTTCAAGTCCAGCAGAGTTTGTCCTCTTTCGTGATTCCTCTGTCGGCCATGGCAATATGCAGAGTCATGTGGCGGCTGAGACATCACAAGTACAAACTATACAACATGATTGGCCAAGCATGACGCCGCCCTTGGGTGTGGACAATCCCCCTCAACAGAATGCTGAAGTAGCTGCTTATACCTCCACAATAGATGTTGCTGACTACCAGTTTCCTGAAAGTAGAGAACCTGACTCATTCCAACTTCAATTTCTTGGCAGTTCGATGTTCGGAAAGCAATCAGTTATAGGGGCTGTGGAAGCTGCCGCTTCACCTAATGTATACTCACCTGAAACTGCTTTTGCAGATACAGGTACGCTGTTTGATTTTTGA